Proteins encoded within one genomic window of Haloferax volcanii DS2:
- a CDS encoding ABC transporter substrate-binding protein has product MPDTDRRKLLKTIAAGATVGPATLLSGCTGGDAKTDVGGSTTEQSEQDTETGSSGGSDATDSLSLRILLDHPFDQFDHNTGWMGPPARDIYQNLVDRDYDMKLQPGMLKSWSFENDNSDLVMTLREGITFHDGSSFDASHVKWFMMDYLMNGSGTSYMVDGVVDDVVIEDTYTARVKLANPAPNLLWNLSSGYAAVPSKGAYEKHGDDYGRSIAVGSGPYKWKTRDGDRHLVLERFEEYDWSPDWIGHEGAGNAKEITYDVITGTASRTAAIETGEADAILTGLPPTKVQSYENNDEITVYRADGRQIRWLGFNLNPEKAGVIAEDLNLRKAISYAIDRKSIVDGLFQGLGQPGVNLLPPTVPSQDISDEYNHSFDLDKSKSLMEDAGWTVNPGGVSTKDGEEASFELLTTNASTARNLATIYQEQASKIGVELKPKVVDEATVQSRIKDGDFETIVEGYTWQNADILDWFFAFDMTPYPAWFGVQEGREEDMRANELIEAGMSAGSWEDRIQKFKKAHEYLMENLVPAAPVHYPEGISAVRSEVEGYEFYTLGTTAETISK; this is encoded by the coding sequence ATGCCAGATACTGACAGACGAAAATTATTAAAGACGATTGCCGCAGGCGCAACTGTTGGACCTGCTACGCTTCTCTCGGGGTGTACTGGAGGTGACGCGAAGACTGACGTTGGAGGGTCAACCACCGAACAGTCCGAGCAAGATACTGAAACCGGTTCCAGTGGCGGTTCAGATGCGACGGATTCACTTAGCCTCCGTATCCTTCTGGACCACCCGTTCGACCAGTTCGACCACAACACCGGATGGATGGGACCACCGGCACGGGATATCTACCAGAACCTCGTTGACCGTGACTACGATATGAAACTTCAGCCAGGAATGCTGAAGAGTTGGTCTTTTGAAAACGACAATTCAGACCTTGTGATGACGCTTCGAGAAGGGATTACGTTCCATGATGGGTCTTCGTTCGATGCATCACACGTGAAGTGGTTCATGATGGACTACCTAATGAATGGAAGTGGGACGTCCTACATGGTTGATGGAGTTGTTGATGACGTCGTCATCGAAGACACGTATACGGCTCGTGTGAAACTCGCGAACCCTGCACCAAACCTGCTGTGGAATCTGAGTTCTGGATACGCAGCAGTGCCGAGCAAAGGTGCTTACGAAAAACACGGCGACGATTACGGTCGATCAATCGCAGTCGGGTCCGGGCCGTACAAGTGGAAGACCCGGGACGGTGACCGCCACCTCGTTCTCGAACGCTTTGAGGAATATGACTGGTCACCAGACTGGATCGGTCATGAAGGGGCAGGAAACGCGAAGGAGATCACCTACGACGTCATCACGGGGACCGCATCCCGGACGGCGGCAATTGAGACTGGCGAAGCAGACGCGATTCTCACTGGGCTCCCACCGACGAAAGTCCAATCGTACGAGAACAACGATGAAATTACAGTCTACCGCGCTGATGGGCGCCAAATCCGATGGCTTGGGTTCAATCTCAACCCCGAGAAGGCAGGTGTCATTGCGGAGGATCTCAACCTCCGAAAAGCAATTAGCTACGCCATCGATCGAAAATCCATCGTTGATGGACTCTTTCAGGGACTCGGGCAGCCGGGTGTCAATCTCCTTCCACCAACAGTTCCCTCACAAGACATCAGTGACGAGTATAACCACTCGTTCGACCTAGACAAATCAAAGAGTCTCATGGAGGATGCAGGGTGGACAGTCAACCCCGGTGGTGTGAGCACGAAAGATGGCGAGGAGGCGTCGTTCGAATTGTTGACGACCAACGCTAGTACCGCGCGCAACCTAGCAACGATATACCAAGAGCAGGCTTCAAAAATTGGTGTCGAACTGAAACCAAAAGTTGTCGACGAAGCCACAGTTCAATCCCGTATCAAGGATGGTGATTTCGAGACTATCGTTGAGGGATACACGTGGCAAAATGCGGACATCCTCGACTGGTTCTTTGCATTCGACATGACACCATATCCAGCATGGTTCGGTGTACAAGAGGGGCGTGAAGAAGACATGCGTGCCAACGAACTCATAGAAGCCGGGATGAGTGCTGGGTCGTGGGAAGATCGTATCCAGAAGTTCAAGAAAGCACACGAGTACCTGATGGAAAATCTGGTTCCCGCCGCACCAGTGCATTATCCTGAAGGGATATCCGCAGTGCGGTCTGAAGTGGAAGGATACGAGTTCTACACACTTGGCACGACAGCAGAGACCATCTCAAAGTAA
- a CDS encoding ISH3 family transposase — MSKTQQADDEIHEDQLLNFLVNSLDEEVALSLAENAELDAEDIYEVLVGACADGTSVSTLCERSEDAPHENSVLYHLRTKFDLETLEQVGNMLLQKDVLDVLPQQVEVCADLHLRPYYGDEDDTDGLYHSQAKRGTTAFHAYATLYARVKNKRYTLAVRRLEDGDTARSVLAEFLGILDGLDLGVKAVYLDREFYDSKCLTLLQAHNHAYVMPIVRWGQSIKQELSEGWSRVIQHSLTARLDGHSWTVEFPVYIDCTYQNGRYDEHGVARHGYAADAPFIDSPRDARYHYAKRFGIEASYRLSEQSIATTSTQNPVVRLLYVVVSLLLQNVWRYLHWEYVATPRRGGRRLWQWPFKEFINMIRRAAWTALATHRAVPANRPPDDRFSR, encoded by the coding sequence GTGTCTAAAACCCAGCAAGCAGACGATGAAATCCACGAGGACCAGCTCCTTAACTTCCTCGTCAACTCTCTTGACGAGGAAGTTGCTCTCTCACTCGCTGAAAACGCTGAACTCGATGCTGAAGACATCTACGAGGTCCTCGTCGGCGCCTGCGCCGACGGGACCTCGGTCTCAACGCTCTGTGAGAGAAGCGAAGATGCACCCCACGAAAACTCCGTTCTCTACCATCTCCGCACTAAATTCGATCTAGAAACGCTCGAACAGGTTGGCAACATGCTCCTCCAGAAAGACGTTCTCGACGTCCTTCCCCAGCAGGTGGAGGTCTGCGCAGACCTCCACCTGCGGCCCTACTATGGTGACGAAGACGACACGGACGGCCTGTATCACTCACAAGCGAAGCGTGGAACCACCGCGTTCCACGCCTACGCGACGCTGTACGCACGCGTGAAGAACAAACGCTACACGCTGGCGGTGCGCCGTCTCGAAGACGGCGACACCGCCCGCAGTGTCCTCGCAGAGTTCCTCGGTATTCTCGACGGCCTTGACCTCGGTGTCAAGGCCGTCTATCTTGACCGCGAATTCTACGACAGCAAGTGTTTGACGCTGCTTCAGGCGCACAACCACGCCTACGTCATGCCGATCGTCCGCTGGGGACAATCAATCAAGCAAGAACTCTCGGAAGGCTGGAGTCGCGTGATTCAGCACAGTCTGACGGCGAGACTCGACGGTCACAGCTGGACCGTCGAGTTCCCCGTCTACATTGACTGTACCTACCAGAACGGACGGTACGACGAACATGGCGTGGCGCGTCACGGCTACGCCGCTGACGCGCCGTTCATCGACTCACCACGAGACGCTCGATACCACTACGCGAAACGCTTCGGTATCGAGGCAAGCTATCGACTCTCTGAACAAAGTATCGCGACGACCTCGACACAAAATCCGGTTGTACGGCTGCTGTACGTCGTGGTGAGCTTGCTGTTACAGAACGTGTGGCGGTATCTGCACTGGGAGTACGTGGCGACGCCCCGCCGAGGCGGGCGTCGCCTCTGGCAGTGGCCATTCAAGGAGTTCATCAACATGATCCGACGGGCAGCGTGGACGGCCCTCGCGACGCATCGGGCCGTCCCCGCGAACCGGCCACCGGACGACCGGTTTAGCCGGTAA
- a CDS encoding ISH3-like element ISH51 family transposase translates to MSNNQQTDDEIHEDQLLNFLVNSLDEEVALSLAENAELDAEDIYEVLVGACADGTSVSTLCKRSEDAPHENSVLYHLRTKFDLETLEQIGNTLLQKDVLDVLPQQVEVCADLHLRPYYGDEDDTDGLYHSQEKRGTTAFHAYATLYARVKNKRYTLAVRRLEDGDTASSVLAEFLGILDGLDLGVKAVYLDREFYDSKCLTLLQAHNHAYVMPIVRWGRTIKRELSEGWSRVIQHSLTAKLDGHSWTVEFPVYIDCTYQNGRYDEHGVARHGYAADAPFIDSPRDARYHYAKRFGIEASYRLSEQSIATTSTQNPVVRLLYVVVSLLLQNVWRYLHWEYVATPRRGGRRLWEWSFKEFINMVRRAAWTALAVRRAVPANRPPDDRFHR, encoded by the coding sequence GTGTCCAACAACCAGCAAACAGACGATGAAATCCACGAGGACCAGCTCCTTAACTTCCTCGTCAACTCTCTTGACGAGGAAGTTGCTCTCTCACTCGCTGAAAACGCTGAACTCGATGCTGAAGACATCTACGAGGTCCTCGTCGGCGCCTGCGCCGACGGGACCTCGGTCTCTACACTCTGCAAGAGAAGCGAAGATGCACCTCACGAAAACTCGGTTCTCTACCATCTCCGCACCAAGTTCGACCTCGAGACGCTCGAACAAATCGGGAACACGCTCCTCCAGAAAGACGTTCTCGACGTCCTTCCCCAGCAGGTGGAGGTCTGCGCAGACCTCCACCTGCGGCCCTACTACGGCGACGAAGACGATACAGACGGCCTGTATCACTCACAAGAGAAGCGTGGAACCACCGCGTTTCACGCGTACGCGACACTGTACGCACGCGTGAAGAACAAACGCTACACGCTGGCGGTGCGCCGTCTCGAAGACGGCGACACCGCCAGCAGTGTCCTCGCAGAGTTCCTCGGTATTCTCGACGGCCTTGACCTCGGTGTCAAGGCCGTCTATCTTGACCGCGAATTCTACGACAGCAAGTGTTTGACGCTGCTTCAGGCGCACAACCACGCCTACGTCATGCCGATCGTCCGCTGGGGACGGACGATCAAGCGAGAACTCTCAGAAGGGTGGAGTCGCGTGATTCAGCACAGTCTGACAGCGAAACTCGACGGTCACAGCTGGACCGTCGAGTTTCCCGTCTACATCGACTGTACCTACCAGAACGGACGGTACGACGAACATGGCGTGGCGCGTCACGGCTACGCCGCTGACGCGCCGTTCATCGACTCACCACGGGACGCTCGATACCACTACGCGAAACGCTTCGGTATCGAGGCAAGCTATCGACTCTCCGAGCAAAGTATCGCGACGACCTCGACACAAAATCCGGTCGTACGGCTGTTGTACGTCGTGGTGAGCCTGCTGTTACAGAACGTCTGGCGGTATTTGCACTGGGAGTACGTGGCGACGCCCCGCCGTGGGGGGCGTCGCCTCTGGGAGTGGTCGTTCAAGGAGTTCATCAATATGGTCCGTCGAGCAGCGTGGACGGCCCTCGCGGTGCGTCGGGCCGTCCCCGCGAACCGACCACCAGACGACCGGTTCCACCGGTAA
- a CDS encoding ABC transporter ATP-binding protein has protein sequence MSSSTQEAQRQEDTHSEPLLSIQNLKKYYPITKGMFQRHVGDVKAVDDVSVDIYPGETHGLVGESGCGKSTLLETIIGLKSPTDGEVLFRGTPLTELSQSEVQDLRKEIQIVFQNPDSSLNSRMTVERIVSEPLQIHSNATSRQITARVLELIHEVGLNTEHLTRFPHELSGGQKQRVAIARALATNPSLVVLDEPTSALDVSVQSQILNMLDRLKEEHNLTYIFVTHDLSVVRHIADRISVMYLGNVVERAPVNDLFETPRHPYTKALLSAVPVPDPDYDATEDIVLSGDVPDPSEPPNGCRFHPRCPIATEDCKEGFPEFEAHGETLVRCIRVDEGRGHTESTN, from the coding sequence ATGAGCTCATCAACACAAGAAGCACAGCGTCAAGAGGATACACACTCAGAGCCTCTCTTGTCGATACAGAACCTCAAAAAATACTACCCGATAACGAAAGGGATGTTCCAGCGTCACGTCGGTGACGTCAAAGCAGTCGACGACGTTTCAGTCGATATCTATCCGGGTGAGACTCACGGCCTCGTTGGCGAATCAGGGTGTGGAAAGAGTACCCTGTTGGAGACCATAATTGGGCTTAAATCACCAACAGACGGTGAAGTGCTCTTCCGTGGGACACCACTGACGGAATTATCTCAGTCTGAAGTGCAAGACCTCCGGAAAGAGATTCAAATCGTCTTCCAAAACCCAGACAGTTCGTTGAACTCTCGAATGACTGTCGAGCGGATTGTCAGTGAACCCCTACAGATTCATTCGAATGCAACGAGCCGACAGATTACGGCTCGAGTGCTCGAGTTGATACATGAGGTTGGTCTCAATACGGAACACCTCACGCGGTTCCCACATGAGTTATCTGGAGGGCAAAAACAACGGGTTGCAATCGCACGTGCACTCGCAACTAATCCATCTCTGGTTGTCTTAGACGAACCCACAAGCGCACTTGACGTGAGTGTCCAGTCACAGATTCTCAACATGCTGGACCGATTGAAGGAAGAACACAATCTAACGTATATCTTCGTAACTCACGACCTCTCCGTTGTTCGCCATATTGCAGACCGAATCTCGGTCATGTATCTCGGCAACGTTGTTGAACGAGCGCCAGTTAACGACTTATTCGAGACTCCAAGACACCCCTACACCAAAGCACTCTTGTCTGCAGTTCCTGTTCCGGACCCCGATTACGACGCGACAGAAGACATTGTACTTTCAGGTGACGTTCCTGACCCGAGCGAGCCTCCAAACGGTTGTCGGTTCCATCCACGATGCCCAATTGCTACCGAAGATTGTAAAGAGGGTTTCCCCGAGTTCGAGGCTCATGGCGAAACTCTTGTCCGATGCATCCGTGTTGATGAAGGACGAGGTCACACAGAAAGTACTAACTGA
- a CDS encoding nucleotidyltransferase domain-containing protein, translating to MSENTEQGINICVPVDPRGDTRVFRLRAADDVVRHLIDAHQSEFTLKELSEITDRSRSTVWRAVEFLEALDIVQVRQTTQRKYVSINPARLQKDDPVLGIPQVEYHAPVRAFVERVNAAIEQTDAVTNVLGILVFGSVARGEADRKSDIDVFVLVEGDRTIARRVISTVAADLGEERFDGDRYTFEPFVESEASARRASEKLHEIFRDGVTVYGDAEFQHVRTAVMTDE from the coding sequence GTGTCCGAGAATACAGAACAAGGGATAAATATCTGTGTGCCAGTTGATCCACGTGGCGACACGAGAGTGTTTCGGTTGCGTGCGGCCGATGACGTGGTACGCCACCTCATTGATGCACACCAGTCCGAGTTCACACTCAAAGAATTGAGTGAGATAACAGACCGGAGTCGGTCGACAGTTTGGCGAGCAGTTGAGTTCCTTGAAGCTCTTGATATCGTACAGGTTCGACAGACAACACAGCGTAAGTACGTCTCAATCAACCCCGCTCGACTGCAGAAAGACGACCCTGTTCTCGGGATTCCACAAGTTGAGTATCACGCACCGGTTCGAGCGTTCGTTGAACGGGTCAACGCCGCAATCGAACAGACAGATGCAGTCACGAACGTACTCGGCATTCTCGTCTTTGGCAGTGTCGCCCGTGGTGAAGCCGACCGCAAAAGCGACATTGACGTCTTTGTGCTCGTTGAGGGTGACCGGACTATCGCGCGACGCGTCATCTCGACGGTGGCCGCTGACTTGGGCGAAGAACGGTTCGACGGCGACCGCTACACGTTTGAACCGTTTGTCGAGTCCGAAGCAAGCGCACGTCGAGCGAGCGAGAAACTCCACGAGATCTTTCGCGACGGTGTCACCGTCTATGGTGACGCGGAGTTCCAACATGTCCGGACGGCGGTGATGACCGATGAGTAG
- a CDS encoding helix-turn-helix domain-containing protein has translation MNEGTEATDESNFGDGKKRYSIRLSHDGCWMIDVTRSFPGAHVIEKAFYHGDEDIKTDIILFIDDNSNTKLNEIINGIRGHPDVNYVSVLDRLGQRARLMVHYTDDHSVNNTIANTDIMPIEPVHAVNGVEHWSVLMNPADIGTTLKQIEDECDAEIQSIRGFDSGKDMVFTDLVDQINDDLSPRQIQSLLVANNKGYYNWPRHATANEIAEELDISGPTCLEHLRKGEQKIVRSIIDALQRRHGHS, from the coding sequence ATGAATGAGGGTACCGAAGCAACAGACGAAAGCAATTTTGGAGATGGAAAGAAGCGATATAGTATTCGTCTCAGTCACGATGGCTGCTGGATGATTGATGTGACTCGCTCATTCCCTGGAGCACACGTTATCGAGAAGGCGTTCTATCATGGAGATGAAGATATCAAAACAGATATCATACTATTCATTGATGATAATTCGAACACCAAGCTCAATGAGATTATTAATGGGATACGGGGCCATCCCGATGTTAATTATGTTTCTGTTTTAGATAGACTTGGCCAGCGAGCACGTCTAATGGTTCACTATACTGACGACCACAGTGTCAACAACACCATCGCAAACACGGATATCATGCCGATTGAGCCAGTCCATGCGGTAAATGGCGTCGAACACTGGTCAGTTCTTATGAACCCGGCAGACATCGGAACTACTCTCAAGCAAATTGAAGACGAATGTGACGCTGAGATCCAGTCAATTCGTGGCTTCGATTCGGGCAAAGATATGGTATTTACCGATCTCGTCGATCAGATTAACGATGATCTGTCTCCTCGCCAGATTCAGAGTCTTTTAGTGGCGAATAACAAGGGCTACTACAACTGGCCACGCCACGCAACCGCGAACGAAATTGCAGAAGAATTAGATATTTCTGGGCCAACCTGTCTTGAGCATCTTCGCAAGGGAGAGCAGAAAATTGTTCGAAGTATCATCGACGCGCTTCAGAGGCGTCACGGCCACTCCTAG
- a CDS encoding ABC transporter permease — protein sequence MKLYQYVARGLLAMIPKLTLVSIVVFLLIQLPPGSPVDLLAPPRAGPEEISQLTQKYGLDRPLYVQYLSWLTNLVQGDFGTSIKTGKPVLEMIMVRLPITLRFTTLGLVLMYVIAIPVGVISALRQNTWVDYVSMGFVLLGVSFPAFWVGILFLIVFGVQLEWVATAGYGTLGLLLMPAIALALRGSAVEARVMRSSMVETMQETYVQMARANGLSNRSVVLKHALRNAILPVVTLLGLRLGWVIASGVVLEIVFSRPGVGRLMVNSIFGRDYPVVQGILLILAAAIMFGNLLADVLYSVVDPRIRYD from the coding sequence ATGAAGCTGTATCAATACGTTGCTCGCGGGCTCTTGGCGATGATCCCGAAGCTTACGCTGGTGTCTATCGTTGTTTTCCTGCTCATCCAACTACCCCCTGGTTCACCTGTCGACCTGCTCGCACCGCCGCGAGCCGGTCCCGAAGAAATTTCACAGTTGACCCAGAAATACGGACTCGACAGACCTCTGTACGTCCAGTACCTTTCGTGGTTAACAAATCTCGTCCAAGGTGACTTCGGGACGTCGATCAAAACCGGAAAGCCGGTATTAGAGATGATTATGGTTCGTCTCCCGATCACGCTCCGGTTTACTACGCTCGGACTCGTTCTGATGTACGTCATTGCGATCCCCGTAGGCGTGATTTCAGCGCTAAGACAGAATACGTGGGTCGACTACGTATCAATGGGCTTTGTCCTTCTGGGCGTGTCATTTCCGGCGTTCTGGGTTGGAATCCTCTTCCTCATCGTCTTTGGAGTTCAGTTGGAGTGGGTTGCCACAGCGGGTTACGGTACACTCGGACTATTGTTGATGCCCGCAATCGCGCTTGCTCTTCGAGGGAGTGCTGTCGAAGCTCGCGTTATGCGTTCGTCAATGGTAGAAACAATGCAGGAGACCTACGTCCAGATGGCACGGGCGAATGGCCTCTCGAACCGCAGTGTTGTCCTCAAGCATGCGCTTCGAAACGCTATCTTACCCGTCGTGACATTACTAGGACTCCGGCTCGGCTGGGTCATTGCGAGTGGGGTTGTCCTTGAGATTGTCTTCTCACGCCCTGGTGTAGGGCGGCTGATGGTCAACAGTATCTTCGGCCGAGATTACCCAGTTGTTCAGGGTATCCTTCTCATTCTCGCAGCGGCGATAATGTTTGGGAATCTGCTTGCAGACGTACTCTACAGCGTTGTTGACCCACGAATCAGGTACGACTAA
- a CDS encoding ABC transporter permease, translating to MSESELNIDWNELEEHWADELDSFESRTAQWDRIKTVLHRLKRHKPAVCGAFVTSLILATAIFAPFVAPYEPSEQDLTNTLAPPSSEHLLGTDAFGRDILSRIIYGSRISLQIAITAVGVALGIGVALGALAGYYGGWIDTAIQTAVDITWSFPAILVGLALAAMLEPSLTNIMVAVGLVFWGQYARLVRGEVLSLREQDFTKAARAIGSSDSRIIIRHLLPNAIMPAFVVATLMMGQAIAAEAALSFLGLGAQPPTPSWGVMLASGRDYMRTAWWISTFPAIAIVVFIFGFNLLGEGLRDALDPKLNR from the coding sequence ATGTCCGAAAGTGAACTCAATATCGACTGGAACGAGCTCGAAGAGCACTGGGCAGACGAATTAGACTCTTTTGAGTCACGTACTGCTCAGTGGGACCGCATCAAGACCGTCTTACACCGGCTCAAACGTCATAAGCCAGCCGTATGCGGTGCGTTCGTCACTAGTCTCATCCTCGCAACAGCTATCTTTGCACCATTCGTTGCGCCGTATGAACCGTCCGAACAGGACCTCACGAACACACTGGCTCCCCCATCAAGTGAACACCTTCTAGGGACAGATGCCTTTGGACGAGACATCCTCTCACGGATTATATACGGATCGCGGATCTCGTTGCAAATCGCAATCACAGCCGTTGGCGTCGCACTTGGGATAGGTGTTGCACTTGGTGCGCTCGCAGGCTACTATGGCGGGTGGATTGATACTGCTATCCAGACTGCAGTAGACATCACGTGGTCGTTCCCAGCAATCCTAGTCGGTTTGGCGTTAGCTGCGATGCTTGAACCAAGCCTGACGAACATTATGGTTGCAGTTGGTCTTGTCTTCTGGGGACAGTATGCTCGTCTTGTTCGTGGTGAAGTCCTGTCTTTACGCGAGCAGGACTTCACCAAAGCAGCCCGTGCTATAGGCTCTTCAGACAGTCGCATCATCATTCGACACTTGCTCCCAAACGCGATTATGCCGGCATTTGTCGTTGCAACCTTGATGATGGGCCAAGCGATTGCAGCTGAGGCAGCACTCTCGTTCCTCGGCCTCGGTGCGCAGCCACCAACTCCATCGTGGGGTGTAATGCTCGCATCGGGACGTGATTATATGAGAACTGCATGGTGGATATCGACTTTCCCGGCGATCGCAATCGTTGTGTTCATCTTCGGGTTCAATCTCCTTGGAGAAGGCCTCAGAGACGCACTTGATCCAAAACTCAACAGATAA
- a CDS encoding HVO_A0114 family putative DNA-binding protein: MSNEPTDTEPTHDEFTPDPDEVEYPSTLRITSLPAEQAQAAALERAERWEQGEEVPHVVNFEDRTRLRQLLTDRRMELLEEVMERPPESIRALASRLERDVHDVHDDLHLLAEYDIVHFEKDGRAKKPYVPYDTVRIEVEFGLPRDEGSSSPASA; the protein is encoded by the coding sequence ATGAGCAACGAACCAACTGATACTGAACCGACGCACGACGAATTCACTCCCGACCCGGACGAGGTCGAGTACCCTTCGACTCTCCGTATCACGTCGCTCCCAGCAGAACAGGCACAGGCGGCGGCTCTTGAGCGGGCCGAACGGTGGGAGCAGGGTGAAGAGGTACCGCATGTCGTCAACTTCGAGGATCGGACGCGGCTCCGCCAACTGCTAACCGACCGGCGGATGGAACTCCTCGAAGAGGTGATGGAACGCCCGCCCGAGAGTATCCGCGCACTGGCTAGTCGCTTGGAGCGCGACGTCCACGATGTGCACGACGATCTACACCTACTAGCCGAGTACGACATCGTCCACTTCGAGAAGGATGGTCGCGCAAAGAAGCCGTACGTCCCCTACGATACGGTCCGGATTGAGGTTGAGTTCGGTCTGCCGCGTGATGAGGGGTCTTCGTCGCCCGCATCAGCGTAG
- a CDS encoding ABC transporter ATP-binding protein: MTKILEIDGLQTHFHTEAGVVRALNGVNLSVERGETVGLVGETGSGKSVTAKSVMQLIPSPPGEIVDGSIRFRGENVLEKSPSEIRAIRGSDIAMVFQDPSTSLNPVYTIRNQMIEVITTNRGVSKPEAEDIAHETLEEVEMPRPEGVLKSYPHELSGGMKQRVMIAMELACDPELIIADEPTTALDVTIEKKVLSIFSKLVEEHNLSVLWITHDLGVVAQFCDRVGVMYAGEIVEFGTVRDIFHRPTHPYTRELLKTIPNVANPKDSLGVIEGSVPNLVNPPSGCRFHPRCPDAEERCRSENPPKIRGADQHESSCLVHEVTDTDHSSSEGNSGGE; this comes from the coding sequence ATGACAAAGATACTAGAAATTGATGGACTGCAGACGCACTTCCACACAGAAGCGGGAGTCGTTCGAGCACTGAATGGCGTCAACCTCTCTGTCGAACGTGGAGAGACTGTCGGGCTTGTTGGGGAAACTGGGAGCGGAAAATCAGTGACTGCGAAAAGCGTCATGCAATTGATTCCGAGTCCCCCCGGAGAGATTGTCGATGGTTCGATTCGGTTCAGAGGTGAAAATGTATTGGAAAAGTCCCCTTCTGAAATCCGAGCAATTCGGGGCAGCGACATCGCGATGGTTTTCCAAGACCCGTCGACTTCACTTAATCCAGTTTACACAATCCGAAATCAGATGATAGAGGTCATCACGACTAACCGTGGTGTGAGCAAACCGGAGGCTGAGGACATTGCCCATGAAACACTTGAGGAAGTTGAAATGCCTCGGCCAGAGGGGGTGCTAAAAAGCTACCCACACGAACTCTCAGGAGGGATGAAACAGCGGGTGATGATCGCAATGGAACTAGCTTGTGACCCCGAACTTATCATCGCAGACGAGCCCACGACTGCACTGGACGTGACTATCGAAAAGAAGGTTCTGTCCATTTTCAGTAAACTTGTTGAAGAACATAATCTCTCAGTGCTGTGGATCACACACGACTTGGGCGTTGTAGCTCAATTTTGTGACCGAGTCGGAGTCATGTATGCTGGTGAAATTGTGGAGTTTGGGACCGTCCGAGATATCTTCCACAGGCCAACGCACCCATACACGCGTGAATTGCTCAAGACTATACCTAACGTCGCGAATCCGAAGGACTCACTCGGTGTTATCGAAGGGTCGGTCCCAAATCTCGTGAACCCTCCGTCAGGTTGCCGGTTCCACCCACGCTGCCCTGACGCAGAAGAACGGTGCCGCAGTGAGAACCCACCGAAGATTCGGGGAGCCGATCAACACGAGTCATCCTGTCTCGTCCACGAGGTAACAGACACAGACCATTCGTCGAGTGAAGGCAACAGTGGAGGTGAATGA